From Pseudoalteromonas sp. R3, one genomic window encodes:
- the glnL gene encoding nitrogen regulation protein NR(II) — translation MAQPSSELIHELWQNLSTAVILLTEDLTIYFANNSASELLGLGNKRLLNQPFETIFHHHMIDMKRLQRYVLDDGVDCQQHKVDVVFIDNRASTLNLFARRFILQGRAFIQLECRRIDEELRFDQAFNQAHQYQAARNLIRGLAHEIKNPLGGIRGAAQLLQYEVQQEERDECAELIIEQADRLTELVDRLLGPNELPRKEPCNVHRMLESVLRLSELDGAPGIRLVKDYDPSIPDVVMDEAKIQQVVLNIVRNAQQALGKQGEIKVSTRIRHRIRRGKQLMKKALQIRVTDNGPGIAQEMQATLFYPMVTNKEGGSGLGLSIAQTLVEQHHGFIDCDSWPGHTEFAIYLPFDA, via the coding sequence ATGGCACAACCCTCCTCTGAACTGATACACGAGTTATGGCAAAATTTATCTACCGCGGTGATCTTATTAACTGAAGATTTGACCATTTATTTTGCCAACAACAGCGCCAGTGAACTGCTGGGGCTGGGCAATAAGCGGCTACTTAATCAGCCTTTCGAAACCATTTTTCATCACCACATGATCGACATGAAGCGGCTGCAACGATATGTCCTGGACGATGGAGTCGACTGTCAACAACATAAGGTTGACGTGGTCTTCATCGACAATCGCGCCAGCACACTGAACCTGTTCGCACGCCGCTTTATTCTCCAGGGTCGTGCGTTTATTCAACTGGAATGCCGCAGAATTGACGAAGAGCTGCGCTTTGATCAGGCCTTTAATCAGGCACACCAATATCAGGCTGCCAGAAACCTGATCCGAGGGCTGGCGCATGAGATAAAAAATCCATTAGGTGGGATCAGAGGAGCGGCGCAATTATTGCAGTATGAAGTTCAGCAGGAAGAGCGGGACGAGTGCGCCGAGCTAATCATCGAACAAGCCGACCGTCTGACCGAACTGGTCGACCGTTTGCTGGGGCCCAATGAATTACCCAGAAAGGAGCCCTGTAATGTCCACCGTATGTTGGAGTCGGTGCTCCGTCTCAGCGAACTCGACGGCGCACCTGGGATCCGACTGGTCAAAGATTATGACCCCAGTATCCCGGATGTAGTTATGGATGAGGCGAAAATTCAACAGGTGGTTTTAAACATTGTTCGCAATGCACAACAAGCACTGGGTAAGCAAGGCGAGATTAAAGTCTCCACTCGGATCCGCCATCGCATCAGGCGTGGTAAGCAGTTAATGAAAAAAGCGCTACAGATCCGAGTGACAGACAATGGCCCAGGTATTGCGCAAGAAATGCAGGCAACCCTGTTCTATCCAATGGTGACCAATAAAGAAGGTGGCTCGGGACTAGGCTTGTCCATTGCACAAACTTTGGTTGAGCAGCACCATGGCTTTATCGATTGTGACAGCTGGCCCGGACATACGGAGTTCGCTATCTACCTGCCGTTTGACGCATAA
- a CDS encoding DUF4124 domain-containing protein, with protein MLRLYWVILCLVYSGSAVSDQKVYRWKDKNGNWVYSDVPKKGSEKVKLSTNMLTMPATDTSILIPTQTTPAVTYQAKITAPSDQQTLRENSGSVYVNGLVTPRFANGFQVQLFLNGKATGPKQTTASFALRDVPRGEHKLQMKVFDDKGMLVAQSAVTTFFLHRASLLNR; from the coding sequence GTGTTGCGGCTTTATTGGGTGATTCTGTGTTTGGTGTACAGCGGCAGCGCTGTATCAGATCAAAAAGTCTACCGCTGGAAAGATAAGAACGGTAATTGGGTTTACTCCGATGTGCCGAAAAAGGGCTCTGAAAAAGTCAAACTCAGCACCAATATGCTCACTATGCCGGCCACAGATACCAGTATTCTGATCCCTACCCAAACGACGCCAGCTGTAACCTATCAGGCGAAGATTACCGCACCGAGCGACCAGCAAACACTGCGAGAAAATAGTGGCAGCGTTTATGTGAATGGCTTAGTGACGCCCCGTTTTGCCAATGGCTTTCAGGTGCAGCTCTTTTTGAATGGCAAGGCGACCGGTCCTAAACAGACCACTGCTTCTTTTGCGTTACGAGACGTGCCCAGGGGGGAACACAAATTGCAGATGAAGGTTTTTGATGACAAAGGCATGCTGGTTGCCCAAAGTGCAGTAACCACCTTTTTCCTGCATCGCGCCAGTCTGCTCAACCGTTGA